A single window of Pseudarthrobacter defluvii DNA harbors:
- a CDS encoding ParA family protein: MSSEQGSATLEGTEFDLENTVMGPTGRPYREFPDPAPLSSHGPARVIAMVNQKGGVGKTTSTINLAAALAEYGRRVLLVDFDPQGALSAGLGVNPHELDLTVYNVLMDRKVDIRDAIHQTGVENVDLLPANIDLSAAEVQLVNEVAREQVLDRALKKVEDDYDVVLIDCQPSLGLLTVNALTAAHGVIIPLICEFFALRAVALLVETIDKVQDRLNPRLQVDGVLATMYDARTLHSREVITRLVEAFGDKVFETVIKRSIKFADATVAAEPITSYAGNHVGADAYRRLAKELISRGGAP, translated from the coding sequence GTGAGCAGCGAACAGGGTTCAGCAACTCTGGAGGGCACGGAATTCGACCTCGAAAACACGGTGATGGGGCCCACGGGGCGCCCATACCGTGAGTTCCCGGACCCCGCGCCGCTGTCCTCCCACGGTCCGGCCCGCGTGATCGCCATGGTCAACCAGAAGGGCGGCGTGGGAAAGACCACCTCCACGATTAATCTCGCGGCGGCGCTCGCCGAATACGGCCGCCGCGTCCTGCTGGTGGATTTCGACCCCCAGGGTGCCCTGTCCGCCGGTCTGGGCGTCAACCCGCACGAGCTGGACCTCACGGTGTACAACGTCCTGATGGACCGCAAGGTGGACATCCGCGACGCCATCCACCAGACCGGCGTGGAAAACGTGGACCTGCTGCCGGCCAACATCGACCTCTCCGCCGCGGAAGTGCAGCTGGTCAACGAGGTGGCGCGTGAACAGGTCCTGGACCGTGCGCTGAAGAAAGTCGAAGACGACTACGACGTCGTCCTCATCGACTGCCAGCCGTCCCTGGGCCTCCTGACCGTCAACGCCCTCACCGCGGCCCATGGCGTCATCATCCCGCTCATCTGCGAGTTCTTCGCGCTCCGCGCCGTGGCCCTCCTCGTTGAAACCATCGACAAAGTCCAGGACCGGTTGAACCCCCGCCTTCAGGTGGACGGCGTGCTGGCCACCATGTATGACGCACGGACCCTGCACAGCCGTGAAGTCATTACCCGGCTGGTGGAAGCGTTCGGTGACAAGGTCTTCGAAACCGTCATCAAGCGCTCCATCAAGTTCGCGGACGCCACCGTGGCCGCGGAGCCCATCACCAGCTACGCCGGGAACCATGTGGGTGCTGACGCCTACCGCCGGCTCGCCAAGGAGCTGATCTCCCGCGGCGGCGCACCCTAA
- a CDS encoding cation:dicarboxylate symporter family transporter: MASQRGESLETAAPRRKGLDKSHYLYIAVIAAVILGALVGLIFPEVGKSLKPLGDGFVKLIKMMIAPVIFCTIVLGIGSIAKAATVGKVGGLALGYFIIMSTFALAIGLVVGNLIHPGEGLKLTPYDPNKKAATDSTVDFLMGIIPGDIPVLPTLLAAILVGFALQKMGAQGTPILKAIGHAQALVFRILIMIMWLAPVGAFGAIAAVVGATGFQAIVSMFTLMIAFYITCALFIVVILGGLLQVVAGVNIFKLMKYLAREYLIIFSTSSSEAALPRLIAKMEHLGVSKPVVGVTVPTGYSFNLDGTAIYLTMASLFVANAMGTPLDLGAQISLLVFMIIASKGAAGVTGAGLATLAAGLQAHRPELLGGVGMIVGIDRFMSEARALTNFTGNAVATVLVGTWVKEIDGGQVARVLSGEVPFDEQTMIAGHGEMAPKEEGAREAAKA, from the coding sequence ATGGCTTCTCAACGAGGAGAGTCGCTCGAGACCGCGGCCCCGCGGCGCAAGGGACTGGACAAGTCCCACTACCTCTACATCGCCGTTATCGCGGCCGTCATTCTGGGCGCGCTGGTTGGCCTGATCTTCCCCGAGGTCGGCAAATCCCTCAAGCCCCTGGGCGACGGCTTCGTCAAGCTCATCAAGATGATGATCGCTCCGGTCATCTTCTGCACCATCGTCCTGGGCATCGGCTCCATCGCCAAGGCAGCCACCGTGGGCAAAGTCGGCGGCCTGGCGCTCGGTTACTTCATCATCATGTCCACCTTCGCCTTGGCCATCGGCCTGGTGGTGGGCAACCTGATCCACCCGGGTGAGGGCCTGAAGCTCACGCCCTACGATCCCAACAAGAAGGCCGCCACGGACAGCACCGTGGACTTCCTGATGGGCATCATTCCCGGCGACATCCCCGTCCTGCCCACCCTCCTTGCCGCCATCCTGGTTGGCTTCGCACTGCAGAAGATGGGCGCCCAGGGCACACCGATCCTCAAGGCCATTGGCCACGCCCAGGCCCTCGTGTTCCGCATCCTCATCATGATCATGTGGCTCGCTCCGGTGGGCGCCTTCGGTGCCATCGCCGCCGTCGTCGGCGCTACCGGATTCCAGGCCATCGTGAGCATGTTCACCCTCATGATCGCCTTCTACATCACCTGCGCACTCTTCATTGTGGTCATCCTGGGCGGCCTGCTCCAGGTGGTTGCCGGGGTGAACATCTTCAAGCTCATGAAGTACCTGGCCCGTGAGTACCTCATTATCTTCTCCACCTCGTCCTCCGAAGCTGCCCTGCCGCGCCTGATCGCGAAGATGGAGCACCTGGGCGTCTCCAAGCCTGTTGTTGGCGTCACCGTCCCCACCGGCTACTCCTTCAACCTGGACGGCACGGCCATCTACCTGACCATGGCCTCCCTCTTCGTGGCCAACGCCATGGGAACGCCGCTGGACCTCGGGGCCCAGATCTCCCTGCTGGTCTTCATGATCATCGCCTCCAAGGGTGCGGCCGGCGTGACCGGCGCGGGCCTGGCCACCCTCGCCGCCGGCCTGCAGGCACACCGTCCGGAACTGCTGGGCGGCGTGGGCATGATCGTGGGTATCGACCGCTTCATGTCCGAGGCCCGCGCCCTGACCAACTTCACCGGCAACGCCGTAGCAACGGTCCTGGTGGGAACCTGGGTCAAGGAGATCGACGGCGGGCAGGTCGCCCGGGTCCTCTCCGGCGAAGTGCCTTTCGACGAGCAGACCATGATCGCCGGGCACGGCGAAATGGCGCCGAAGGAAGAAGGCGCACGCGAGGCAGCAAAGGCCTAG
- a CDS encoding segregation and condensation protein A, with the protein MAETKPGFEVRLANFTGPFDLLLGLIAKHQLDITEVAIATVTDEFIKYIRKLQQLGEEWALDEASEFLVIAATLLDLKAARLLPAGEVEDDEDIALLEARDLLFARLLQYKAFKQVAGILGETLHQEGRRFPRQVALEEHFAAMLPELVWKHTPQQFAALAEAALRPKAPAQPPQVGLGHLHGSNVSVKEQAEVLGLRLQQESPLTFRSLIADAGSTLVVVARFLALLELFRDRAVSFDQLSPLADLAIHWTADRRDWSAENLSEEFEEQL; encoded by the coding sequence GTGGCCGAAACCAAGCCCGGCTTCGAGGTGCGGCTGGCCAACTTCACGGGTCCGTTCGACCTCCTCCTCGGGCTGATCGCCAAGCACCAGCTGGACATCACCGAAGTGGCCATCGCCACCGTCACGGATGAGTTCATCAAGTACATCCGGAAGCTGCAGCAGCTCGGCGAGGAATGGGCGCTGGATGAGGCGAGCGAGTTCCTGGTGATTGCCGCCACCCTGCTTGACCTCAAGGCGGCACGGCTGCTCCCCGCCGGTGAAGTCGAGGACGACGAGGACATCGCGCTGCTGGAGGCGCGCGACCTCCTCTTTGCCCGGCTGCTCCAGTACAAGGCCTTCAAGCAGGTGGCAGGCATCCTGGGCGAAACCCTGCATCAGGAAGGCCGGCGCTTTCCCCGGCAGGTGGCGTTGGAGGAACACTTTGCCGCGATGCTGCCCGAGCTGGTCTGGAAGCACACGCCCCAGCAGTTTGCGGCTTTGGCTGAAGCCGCGCTCCGGCCCAAGGCGCCCGCGCAGCCACCCCAGGTGGGGCTTGGCCACCTGCACGGCAGCAACGTCAGCGTCAAGGAGCAGGCAGAAGTGCTGGGCCTCAGGCTCCAGCAGGAGTCGCCGCTGACCTTCCGTTCCCTGATCGCAGACGCCGGGTCCACCCTGGTGGTGGTGGCCCGGTTCCTGGCACTTCTGGAACTGTTCCGGGACCGGGCTGTCTCGTTCGACCAGCTCTCCCCGCTGGCGGACCTTGCCATCCACTGGACGGCCGACCGCCGGGACTGGTCGGCGGAAAACCTAAGCGAAGAATTCGAGGAGCAACTGTGA
- a CDS encoding GntR family transcriptional regulator, which translates to MRASDKAYAALRDDIIEWRLAPGTVLAEVEQSERLGVSRTPLREALGRLTAEGLTTAGGRGVVVTDISLEDIDELFELRETLEGRAAALAARRGDAATFERLQHELLRAPELVSGDEPALHDYYELVGRLDAAIDAAISNSYLAQAMRSLRVHLVRIRRLAADDARRLTAAAAEHAAIAEAIAAGNPKLAEAATIVHLHRSLSHVKATHTPHPKEHHG; encoded by the coding sequence ATGCGTGCCAGTGACAAGGCGTACGCCGCCCTGCGCGACGACATCATCGAATGGCGCCTGGCCCCCGGAACGGTCCTCGCCGAAGTGGAACAATCCGAACGCCTCGGCGTCTCGCGCACGCCGCTGCGGGAAGCGCTGGGCCGCCTTACAGCGGAAGGGCTGACGACGGCGGGCGGCCGCGGCGTCGTCGTTACCGATATATCCCTTGAGGACATCGATGAGCTCTTCGAGCTGCGCGAAACACTTGAGGGCAGGGCCGCGGCACTGGCCGCCCGGCGCGGGGACGCGGCAACGTTCGAGCGCCTGCAGCACGAGCTGCTCCGGGCCCCGGAGCTTGTCAGCGGCGACGAGCCGGCACTCCACGACTACTACGAACTGGTGGGCAGGCTGGACGCTGCCATTGATGCCGCCATCTCCAATTCCTACCTGGCCCAGGCCATGCGCAGCCTGCGCGTCCACCTGGTCCGCATCCGGCGGCTGGCAGCCGACGACGCGCGCCGCCTCACGGCCGCAGCCGCCGAGCATGCCGCCATCGCAGAAGCGATCGCAGCCGGCAATCCGAAGCTCGCCGAGGCGGCCACCATCGTCCACCTGCACCGCAGCCTCTCCCACGTCAAAGCAACGCACACACCCCACCCGAAGGAGCACCATGGTTAA
- the prpB gene encoding methylisocitrate lyase, with translation MLYSKTTPEQKRIRFRELLSSGTIQQFPGAFNPLSARLIEEKGFAGVYISGAVLANDLGLPDIGLTTLTEVATRAGQIARMTDLPSIVDADTGFGEPMNVARTVQELENAGLAGCHIEDQFNPKRCGHLDGKNVVDLDTATKRIRAAADARRDPNFLIMARTDIRATDGLEAAQERARALVEAGADAIFPEAMKDLSEFQAIRDAVDVPILANMTEFGKSDLFSVDQLAGVGVNMIIYPVTLLRSAMGAAERTLESIKSDGTQEAQVPSMLTRARLYDLVDYEAYNHFDTGVFNFRIPGVR, from the coding sequence ATGCTGTACTCCAAGACCACCCCGGAGCAGAAACGGATCCGTTTCCGGGAGCTGCTGTCCTCCGGCACCATCCAGCAGTTCCCGGGCGCGTTCAACCCGCTCTCGGCCCGCCTGATCGAGGAAAAAGGCTTCGCCGGGGTCTACATCTCCGGCGCCGTCCTGGCCAACGACCTGGGCCTGCCGGACATCGGGCTGACCACGCTGACGGAGGTGGCCACCCGCGCCGGCCAAATCGCCCGCATGACGGACCTGCCCTCGATCGTCGACGCCGATACCGGGTTCGGCGAGCCCATGAACGTGGCCCGCACCGTGCAGGAACTCGAAAACGCCGGCCTGGCCGGCTGCCACATCGAAGACCAGTTCAACCCCAAGCGCTGCGGCCATCTGGACGGCAAGAACGTGGTGGACCTGGACACCGCTACCAAGCGGATCCGGGCCGCCGCTGACGCGCGGCGTGACCCGAACTTCCTGATCATGGCGCGGACCGACATCCGCGCCACCGACGGCCTGGAAGCAGCCCAGGAGCGGGCCCGGGCTCTCGTGGAAGCCGGGGCGGACGCGATTTTCCCGGAAGCCATGAAGGACCTCAGCGAGTTCCAGGCCATCCGGGACGCGGTGGACGTACCCATCCTGGCCAACATGACTGAGTTCGGCAAAAGTGACCTGTTCTCCGTGGACCAGCTGGCCGGCGTCGGCGTCAACATGATCATCTATCCGGTCACCCTGCTCCGTAGTGCCATGGGCGCTGCTGAGCGTACTCTGGAATCGATCAAGTCCGACGGCACCCAGGAGGCACAGGTCCCAAGCATGTTGACCCGTGCCCGGCTCTATGACCTCGTTGACTACGAGGCCTACAACCACTTTGACACCGGGGTGTTCAACTTCCGGATCCCCGGCGTCCGGTAG
- a CDS encoding response regulator, whose protein sequence is MSNIRVLVVEDEAIASAAHAAYVGRLEGFELAGTAPDGQSALRLLNEFVAAGEPVELVLLDMNLPDLHGLDIARRMRSAGILADIIAITAVRELAIVRSAVAIGVVQYLIKPFTFATFSDKLENYRQFRQQLAGSSVGPGKGGASQSEVDRAFASLRAPSELPLPKGLSTSTLGSVQEFLRQQPEAVSATEVMDALGMSRVTARRYLEYLADAGTVSRTARYGTPGRPENEYRWNAR, encoded by the coding sequence GTGAGCAACATCCGTGTCCTCGTTGTCGAAGACGAGGCCATCGCTTCGGCGGCCCACGCCGCATACGTGGGGCGGCTGGAAGGGTTTGAGCTTGCAGGGACTGCACCCGACGGCCAGTCCGCCCTGCGGCTGCTGAACGAATTCGTGGCCGCGGGCGAGCCCGTGGAACTGGTCCTGCTCGACATGAACCTGCCGGACCTCCACGGCCTGGACATCGCCAGGCGGATGCGCTCTGCTGGGATCCTTGCGGACATCATCGCCATCACGGCCGTCCGGGAGCTGGCAATTGTGCGCAGCGCCGTCGCCATCGGCGTGGTCCAGTACCTGATCAAGCCCTTCACGTTCGCCACGTTCTCCGACAAGCTGGAAAACTACCGCCAGTTCCGTCAGCAGCTGGCCGGTTCCAGCGTGGGCCCCGGCAAAGGAGGCGCCTCCCAGAGTGAGGTTGACCGGGCGTTCGCCAGCCTTAGGGCACCGTCCGAACTCCCGCTGCCCAAGGGCCTCTCCACCTCGACCCTCGGCTCCGTCCAGGAGTTCCTGCGCCAACAACCCGAGGCTGTATCCGCCACCGAGGTCATGGACGCCCTGGGCATGTCCCGCGTCACGGCGCGGCGCTACCTCGAGTACCTTGCCGACGCCGGCACGGTGTCCCGGACTGCCCGTTACGGCACGCCGGGAAGGCCGGAGAACGAATACCGCTGGAACGCCCGCTGA
- a CDS encoding MmgE/PrpD family protein, translated as MVKEHHVRVYKSEENLPREDQLAYKIAQVAADPVAVSGEVTDMVINRIIDNASVAIASLNRAPIVAARAQALTHGPSTGGKGSKVFGIGERVAPEWAAWANGVAVRELDYHDTFLAADYSHPGDNIPPILAVAQHVGSSGHDLIRGIATGYEIQVNLVKAICLHKHKIDHVAHLGPSAAAGIGSLLGLDVETIFQSVGQALHTTTATRQSRKGEISTWKAHAPAFAGKMAIESADRAMRGQTSPVPIYEGEDGVIAWMLDGPDASYMVPLPTPGEAKRAILDTYTKEHSAEYQAQAWIDLARKLHREHPEVTDPANVESVLIKTSHHTHYVIGSGANDPQKYSPTASRETLDHSIPYIFTVALQDGAWHHVDSYAPQRAARPDTVELWHKVTTVEDPEWTRRYHSLDIAEKAFGGSVEITLKDGSVITDEIAVADAHPLGARPFAREQYVNKFRTLAAGLVEEAEIERFLAAVERLPHLAAGELDQLNITAAPGVIDLAAAPKGLF; from the coding sequence ATGGTTAAGGAACACCACGTCCGCGTCTACAAGAGCGAAGAAAACCTGCCCCGCGAGGACCAGCTTGCCTACAAGATCGCCCAGGTCGCGGCGGACCCCGTTGCTGTCTCCGGTGAAGTGACCGACATGGTGATCAACCGCATCATCGACAACGCGTCGGTGGCCATCGCCTCCCTGAACCGGGCTCCCATCGTCGCGGCCCGCGCCCAGGCGCTGACCCATGGCCCCAGCACCGGCGGCAAGGGCTCCAAGGTCTTCGGCATCGGCGAGCGCGTGGCACCGGAATGGGCCGCCTGGGCCAACGGAGTGGCCGTCCGCGAGCTGGACTATCACGACACCTTCCTCGCCGCCGACTATTCCCACCCCGGCGACAACATTCCCCCAATTCTCGCCGTGGCCCAGCACGTCGGCTCCAGCGGGCACGACCTGATCCGCGGCATCGCCACGGGCTATGAGATCCAGGTGAACCTGGTCAAGGCGATCTGCCTGCACAAGCACAAGATCGACCACGTGGCGCACCTTGGCCCCTCCGCGGCTGCCGGAATCGGCAGCCTGCTGGGACTCGACGTCGAAACCATCTTCCAGTCCGTGGGGCAGGCGTTGCACACCACCACCGCAACCCGGCAGTCCCGCAAGGGCGAGATTTCCACCTGGAAGGCGCACGCCCCGGCGTTCGCCGGCAAGATGGCCATTGAATCCGCAGACCGGGCCATGCGCGGCCAGACCTCTCCCGTGCCCATCTACGAAGGCGAAGACGGCGTCATCGCCTGGATGCTGGACGGCCCGGACGCGTCCTACATGGTGCCGCTCCCCACTCCGGGCGAAGCCAAGCGCGCCATCCTGGACACCTACACCAAGGAACACTCGGCCGAGTACCAGGCGCAGGCCTGGATCGACCTGGCCCGCAAGCTGCACCGCGAACACCCTGAGGTGACGGACCCGGCCAACGTCGAATCAGTCCTGATCAAGACCAGCCACCACACCCACTACGTGATCGGCTCCGGCGCCAACGATCCCCAGAAATACTCCCCCACCGCGAGCCGGGAAACCCTGGACCACTCCATCCCGTACATCTTCACCGTCGCCCTGCAGGACGGCGCCTGGCACCACGTGGACTCTTACGCTCCGCAGCGCGCTGCACGGCCGGACACCGTGGAGCTCTGGCACAAGGTGACCACCGTGGAGGATCCCGAATGGACCCGCCGGTACCACTCCCTGGACATCGCCGAGAAGGCCTTTGGCGGGTCAGTGGAGATTACGCTCAAGGACGGCTCAGTCATCACCGACGAGATCGCCGTGGCCGACGCGCACCCGCTGGGTGCCCGGCCATTCGCCCGGGAACAGTATGTCAACAAGTTCCGCACCCTCGCCGCGGGGCTGGTGGAGGAGGCCGAAATCGAAAGGTTCCTCGCCGCCGTCGAACGCCTCCCCCACCTCGCCGCGGGCGAACTGGACCAGCTGAACATCACAGCCGCCCCGGGCGTCATCGACCTGGCCGCGGCACCGAAGGGACTCTTCTGA
- a CDS encoding bifunctional 2-methylcitrate synthase/citrate synthase: MAENEIKKGLAGVVVDYTAVSKVNPDTNSLLYRGYPVQELAAKCSFEEVAYLLWNGELPTKEQLAEFTARERAGRALDPVVKQVIDALPVTSHPMDVCRTAASVMGARHPLAEDSSREANMAKAVDLFAAMPAVVAYDQRRRHGQELVEPRDDLGYSANFLWMAFGEEQVPEVVEAFNVSMILYAEHSFNASTFTARVITSTLSDLHSAVTGAIGALKGPLHGGANEAVMHTFDEIGIRQEESLEEAAARAKAWMEDALAQKKKVMGFGHRVYKHGDSRVPTMKAALDKMIAHYGRPELLGLYNGLETAMDEAKAIKPNLDYPAGPTYHLMGFDTPTFTPLFVASRITGWTAHIMEQLDANSLIRPLSEYNGVEERHLP; the protein is encoded by the coding sequence ATGGCTGAAAATGAGATCAAAAAGGGCCTTGCCGGCGTCGTGGTTGACTACACCGCGGTTTCGAAGGTCAACCCGGACACGAACTCGCTGCTGTACCGGGGCTATCCCGTCCAGGAGCTGGCGGCCAAGTGCAGCTTCGAGGAAGTCGCCTACCTGCTCTGGAACGGCGAGCTGCCCACCAAGGAGCAGCTGGCCGAATTCACCGCGAGGGAGCGGGCCGGAAGGGCTCTTGACCCCGTGGTCAAGCAGGTCATCGACGCCTTGCCGGTGACGTCGCACCCGATGGATGTCTGCCGGACCGCGGCATCCGTGATGGGCGCCCGGCACCCGCTGGCCGAGGACTCCTCCCGGGAAGCGAACATGGCCAAGGCCGTGGACCTGTTCGCGGCCATGCCAGCGGTGGTGGCCTATGACCAGCGCCGCCGCCACGGCCAGGAACTCGTGGAGCCGCGCGACGACCTGGGCTATTCGGCGAACTTCCTGTGGATGGCCTTCGGAGAAGAACAGGTGCCGGAAGTGGTGGAGGCCTTCAACGTCTCGATGATCCTCTACGCCGAGCACTCCTTCAATGCGTCAACGTTCACCGCCCGCGTCATCACGTCCACACTGTCCGACCTGCACTCAGCAGTGACAGGAGCCATCGGGGCTTTGAAGGGTCCGCTGCACGGCGGTGCGAATGAAGCCGTGATGCACACTTTCGACGAGATCGGCATCCGGCAGGAGGAGTCCCTCGAGGAGGCTGCCGCGCGGGCGAAGGCCTGGATGGAGGATGCCCTGGCGCAGAAGAAAAAGGTCATGGGCTTCGGCCACCGCGTCTACAAGCACGGCGATTCCCGGGTCCCCACCATGAAGGCCGCCCTGGACAAGATGATCGCCCACTACGGCCGCCCCGAGCTGCTGGGGCTGTACAACGGCCTGGAAACGGCGATGGACGAGGCCAAAGCCATCAAGCCGAACCTCGACTACCCCGCCGGGCCCACGTACCACCTCATGGGCTTCGATACACCCACTTTTACTCCCCTGTTCGTGGCCAGCCGGATCACCGGCTGGACCGCGCACATCATGGAGCAGCTCGATGCCAACTCGCTGATCAGGCCGCTGAGTGAGTACAACGGCGTGGAGGAACGGCACCTTCCGTAG
- a CDS encoding sensor histidine kinase — protein MIHRWSIARRLFLANLLIVVSFIAIVGTAAYVDARDRTYDEAGRRMEGVAASIAANPLVLQAATTPDPSALLQPYASDVSTAAHIDFITIMAPDRTRWTHPRDEELGRPYIGSINAALRGQAFTEVTAGTLGPSVRTIVPVKDSTGTVKALVAAGVTVRNVDVALAGRLPVLLAVGIALLVGGSLASWLLGRYLRQVTRGWGPEQLAQLFAYYESVLHSVREGLILIDARKRVVMYNDQAAELLGLPETGSNDPTRPPSLAELPLDSELRSLFDSGRTTKDEMVLAGSRVLVVNQGPARGPDTPGSRGKVPVYGTVATLRDRTEIEALGNELQTMRTLSDALRAQTHEHANRLHTMVSLLELGRTGEALDFATQDLALSQQLTDDMVRSIDEPVVGALVMGKVAEAHERGVQLEVSTLNSGTAPGLAVQDLVTILGNLLDNAIDAAAEAPPPRRVVLTLEADEEGLDIAVNDSGAAIDPGDSEKIFRHGYSTKPAGTGGRGIGLALVRQAVQRLGGTLATNGRRGAKFEVFLPAAVSVEKEQRQ, from the coding sequence ATGATCCACCGCTGGAGCATTGCCCGCCGGCTCTTCCTGGCGAACCTGCTGATCGTCGTCTCCTTTATCGCCATTGTGGGAACGGCCGCGTACGTGGACGCCAGGGACCGCACCTACGACGAAGCAGGCCGCCGGATGGAAGGGGTGGCCGCCTCCATCGCCGCCAATCCCCTGGTGCTGCAGGCCGCAACGACGCCGGATCCGTCCGCCCTCCTGCAGCCCTACGCCAGCGATGTATCCACTGCGGCGCACATCGATTTCATTACCATCATGGCTCCGGACCGGACCCGGTGGACGCACCCGCGGGACGAGGAGCTGGGCCGCCCCTACATCGGCTCCATTAACGCCGCGCTGCGGGGCCAGGCGTTCACGGAAGTGACGGCAGGCACCCTTGGACCCTCCGTCCGGACCATCGTGCCGGTCAAAGACTCCACGGGGACGGTCAAGGCCCTCGTGGCGGCCGGGGTTACCGTCCGCAACGTCGACGTCGCCCTGGCCGGCCGCCTCCCGGTCCTGCTGGCCGTCGGCATCGCCCTGCTGGTGGGAGGTTCCCTGGCATCCTGGCTGCTGGGCCGCTACCTGCGGCAGGTGACCCGCGGGTGGGGGCCCGAACAACTCGCCCAGCTGTTCGCGTACTACGAATCCGTCCTGCACTCGGTCCGCGAAGGCCTCATACTGATCGACGCCAGGAAGCGCGTGGTGATGTACAACGACCAGGCTGCCGAACTGCTCGGCCTGCCGGAGACGGGCAGCAACGATCCCACCCGTCCTCCCTCGCTGGCGGAACTGCCCCTGGACAGTGAACTGCGCAGCCTGTTCGACTCCGGGCGGACCACCAAGGACGAGATGGTCCTGGCCGGATCCCGGGTGCTGGTGGTGAACCAGGGCCCGGCGCGGGGTCCCGACACCCCCGGGTCACGCGGGAAAGTGCCAGTGTACGGAACCGTGGCAACCCTCCGGGACCGGACAGAGATCGAAGCGTTGGGCAACGAACTGCAGACCATGCGGACCCTTTCGGATGCGCTCCGGGCACAGACCCACGAACACGCCAACAGGCTGCACACCATGGTTTCGCTCCTGGAGCTGGGCCGGACCGGGGAAGCCCTGGACTTTGCCACGCAGGACCTTGCCCTGAGCCAGCAGCTGACCGACGACATGGTGAGATCGATCGACGAGCCGGTGGTGGGCGCCCTGGTGATGGGGAAGGTGGCCGAGGCCCACGAGCGCGGTGTCCAGCTGGAGGTGTCCACCCTCAACTCCGGCACCGCCCCCGGCCTGGCTGTCCAGGACCTGGTGACGATTCTGGGCAACCTGCTGGACAACGCCATCGATGCTGCCGCCGAGGCACCGCCGCCAAGGCGGGTGGTGCTGACCCTGGAGGCGGACGAGGAAGGCCTGGACATCGCCGTCAACGATTCCGGGGCGGCCATCGATCCCGGGGATTCCGAGAAGATCTTCCGGCATGGATACAGCACGAAGCCCGCAGGGACGGGCGGCCGGGGCATTGGCCTGGCGCTGGTCCGGCAGGCGGTGCAGCGACTGGGCGGTACGCTGGCCACTAATGGTCGGCGCGGCGCCAAGTTCGAAGTATTCCTGCCTGCGGCGGTGTCCGTGGAGAAGGAGCAAAGACAGTGA
- a CDS encoding RNA polymerase sigma factor — protein sequence MLTAEEQAFIDLHSRHSGRVYRYIACRISDTGRAEELAADVFRIAWQKQLPEPPGIGWLIATARHVLANEYRGRRRRQELLDRLQDEAGRNVLQEETGEQAAVAEVLGHLRERDREILMLSYWDDLTIPELGQALECSPSTAAVRLHRARRAFAKAAPAHLMTERKD from the coding sequence ATGTTGACAGCGGAAGAGCAGGCATTCATCGATCTGCATTCCCGGCATTCGGGGCGGGTCTACCGGTACATCGCGTGCCGCATCAGCGACACGGGACGGGCCGAGGAATTGGCGGCCGATGTGTTCCGAATTGCCTGGCAGAAACAACTTCCCGAGCCACCCGGCATCGGCTGGCTGATCGCCACGGCCCGGCATGTGCTCGCTAACGAATACAGGGGGCGCCGTCGCCGCCAGGAACTCCTTGACCGGTTGCAGGACGAGGCAGGCCGCAACGTCCTGCAGGAAGAAACCGGGGAACAAGCCGCGGTAGCGGAAGTACTTGGCCACCTTCGCGAGCGGGACCGCGAGATCCTCATGCTCAGTTATTGGGATGACCTCACCATCCCCGAACTTGGCCAGGCCCTTGAATGTTCCCCCTCAACTGCTGCCGTACGGCTGCACCGTGCACGCCGGGCATTCGCCAAGGCGGCACCGGCACATCTCATGACCGAACGGAAGGACTAG
- a CDS encoding 8-oxo-dGTP diphosphatase, with protein sequence MEFASVTLCFLLREGPTGTEVLLGLKQTGFGKGKIVGIGGHVEPGETHAQAVIREVLEETAVVLRHEDLADAGTVRFVFPARPEWNMATRLFTARTWQGEPEPSDEILPEWFRVDTLPVDRMWQDADHWLPVVLEGRRVNVVVTMHTDNESVASSESLLG encoded by the coding sequence ATGGAATTCGCTTCTGTCACACTCTGCTTCCTCCTGCGGGAAGGTCCCACCGGGACCGAGGTATTGCTGGGATTGAAGCAAACCGGGTTCGGCAAAGGAAAGATAGTGGGCATCGGTGGCCATGTGGAGCCGGGGGAGACTCACGCGCAGGCGGTGATCCGTGAGGTGCTTGAAGAAACCGCCGTGGTGCTCCGCCACGAAGATTTGGCGGATGCCGGAACCGTCCGGTTCGTCTTCCCCGCGCGGCCCGAATGGAACATGGCCACCCGGCTCTTTACCGCGCGCACCTGGCAGGGCGAACCGGAACCCAGCGACGAGATCCTGCCCGAGTGGTTCCGGGTGGACACCCTGCCGGTGGACCGCATGTGGCAGGACGCCGACCACTGGCTGCCGGTGGTGCTGGAGGGCCGGAGGGTCAACGTGGTGGTCACCATGCACACCGACAACGAATCCGTCGCTTCGTCTGAAAGCCTCCTGGGTTAG